The following nucleotide sequence is from Alteromonas sp. V450.
CGTCGCTACGACCCTGTAGTCGACCAAGCTGTTTGGCAAAAAATGATAAGCATGTATCTTGAACAGCCTGAAGAAAACCGTGTAGCAGCTTTTGATAAAGCGGTGGGTATTAACGGTGACACAGATAGCGCAACACTTAAGAACATACTGACGTCGTACTATGAGAATACCTCACTCACCAGCACAGAAAGTCGGTTAAAATGGCTTACCGCTAGTCAAAAAGACTTTGAAGAAAGCAGTGATCCCTTCATTCGTTTGGCGGTCGCTTTATTCGATACGGAAATGGCGATTGAAAACAAAAGCAAAGCGCTAAGTGGCAAAGCAGCGGCACTTCGTCCTAAGTACATGAGTGCTATTATTGAGTGGCAGAAATCTATGGGTAGCCTGGCTTATCCAGATGCTAACAGCACCTTACGCGTGACTTATGGCAACGTAATGGGTGGTTCACCAAAAGATGGCCTCATCTATGAACCCTTCACTCGCCTTGAAGGGATAACGGAAAAGGACACCGGTGAAACGCCATTCGATTCACCGAAAAAACAGCTTACACTAATAGAAGAAAAACAATACGGTCCGTATAAACTTGATGCTATTAACAGTGTACCTGTTAACTTCCTTACCGACTTAGATTCGACCGGTGGTAACTCAGGCTCTGCAACACTTAATGCCAATGCTGAACTGATTGGACTACTTTTCGATGGCACATTTGAAAGTGTAAACTCGGACTGGGATTTCGACCCGAAAACCACGCGGACTATTCACGTAGATAGCCGCTATATGTTGTGGGTCATGGAATATGTTGACGGTGCGACGAACCTCATTGAAGAGATGACTATAGTCAAGTAGTCATCAAAATTCAGACTAGGGCAGAGTCCATACTCTGCCCTTTTTCAATAAAAAAGGTAAGTGTTATGAAGCTACTAGTAAGGCTCGTGAGTGTCGCAGTTGCCGCATACGCTTTGTATGTTGGCGCAACAACTAACGAGTGGAAGGGAGCTATCGCTACTGTTTCTCTCTGTGCGTTGGTTGTTTTAATTTCATTTGTCACCCAGCGTGTCGGTAGCAAGCCGGGCTCACATGGTGATAGTGGTGCAGCCATTTACCCGTCAAGTATCGACTCAAGCTCATCGTGTAGTAGTGACGGTGGCGGTGGCGGTGACTGCTAAAATTCGGGTTGGATCAGAGCACTTTTTCAGTGTTTACGTACTCTGATCCCGTCATCTTGTTTGAGGGCACGGAGTCCTTGAGTTAGGAGCCGGTCTAACGCATTGGCGAAGTTTTGTTTGTCTCGTTGCGAAAAGGCTTTTGGACCACCAGTATGTTCACCGCTTGAACGCATCGTCTCCATGAAATCTCGCATACCCAATATCTGCTTTATAGACGACTTGTCGTATTCTTCACCACGGTTATTTAACGCTAACGCATTTTTCGCTAAAACATCAGCGGCTAATGGAATATCGTTGGTTATAACCAAATCGCCAGCGTTGCACTTTTCTACGATATAATCATCCGCAGCGTCAAAGCCTGAAGGTACTTGTGTTAAGGTTATATGTCTGTCCGGAGGAACAGACATGGAATGATTGGCCACCAAAGACAAAGGCAGCTTAGTTCTTCTGGCTGCCTTAAATAGTATGTCTTTGATCACTGCAGGGCACGCGTCTGCGTCAACCCAAATATGCATATTCTTGTCTCTTTAGCGTATCGTGTTATGCAAGCATACCACCATCTACCACGACTGTCGTGCCGGTCGTATAGGTTGACGCATCAGATACCAGATATAACACTGTACCAGCCATTTCATCAGGATCAGCAACACGCCCAAGCGGAATTACTTTTAACGCGTGCTTCAAAATTTGTTCATTAGTGGTTAACGCAGAAGCAAACTTTGTGTCTGTCAGACCAGGCAATAGTGCATTAACACGGATATTCAATCCACCACACTCCTTTGCAAACGACTTGGTCATACTGATAACCGCCGCTTTCGTAATAGAGTAAATCCCCTGCATATCGCCCGGCGTGACACCATTAACTGACGCCGTATTTAAAATGACACCGCCGCCCTGCTCTTTCATCATTTTTCCTGCCTCAATAGACATGAAGAAATAACCTCGAATGTTTACATCTACTGTTTTGTTATAGGCGCCTAGGTCCGTATCTAAAATATGGCCGAAATATGGATTAGCCGCTGCATTATTCACAAGTATATCCAGTTTACCGAAATCACGCTTTATAGCGTCAAATGCCTGGGTAATTTGCTCCATTTCACCCACATGACAAGCAAGTGCCGTAGCCTTTCCACCCGCATCGCGAATTGATGATGCAACCGCTTCGCAGCCATCTATTTTGCGGCTTGACACTATTACGTGGGCGCCGTATTGCGCGAGCAAACGAGCAATAGACTCTCCGATACCGCGGCTTGCTCCCGTTACTAGTGCAACTTTTCCAGTGAGATCAAATAAATTTTTCATCATCTTATCCTTAATTCTTGTTTTCAACCTGCGTTATGTTTGGTTCTAAAACGTTGGTGAGAGGTAAGAACGCGGCTACTATGCCAGCATTCCACCATCAAGCACTACCGACTGCCCCGTCATAAAAGACGACTCATCACTGCATAACCACGCAATAGCGTTAGCAATCTCTTCGGGCTTGCCCAATCGTTTCATTGGATTTGCGCCAATCAACCCTTTTTGCCCGCGTTCATCGAGTTTTGAAAGCACTCCTTGGACCATCGGTGTATCCACAAAACTTGGGCAAACCGCATTTATGCGAATGTTTGCTCGCGCATATTCTACCGCTGCTGACTTCGTTAAGCCCACTACCCCATGCTTCGATGCACTGTAGGCACTTATCATAGGCGCCGACCGTAATCCCGCTACTGAAGCAATGTTAATAATGTGCCCACCTCCCGTTGTAGTCATATGCTTAAGCGCATTCTTCATGCAATACCATACGCCAGCTAAATTGACGTGAATATTTTTCATAAACATCGCGTCGTCTACTTCTGTAAGGGGGGCTGGAAAATGGTCAATACCAGCATTATTTATGATTACATCAATTTTTTCGTGATGTGATAGCGCAGTATCGAACATAGCCTTGACTTGCGTTGGATCAGTAACATCTACCGACACCGCATATGCTTTACCGCCAGAAGCAATAATTTCTTTAGCCAAAACGTGCGCATTATTATCATTTAAATCTGCGATACCAACGATTGCACCTCTTGCGCTCAACACTCTCGCAGATGCGGCGCCTATACCTGAGCCACCGCCAGTAATAAGAATATGTTTACCTTCAACATTTGCAGCTACATTCATTAGCCCTGCTCCAATTTAGTGAACATTCGCAGCCCCTTCATCAAGTGGTCACTGCGTGTTTTTTTGGTTTTAACGATTAGAAATAACTCGCTTTAACGTTATTGCATGTCGCGTCACGAGAAGACAGGACTTCAATGTCGCGGCTAACAAGCGGCAATTCCCAATTTAAGAAGTACTCTGCCGCTGCTAATTTACCTTCATAGAAATCAGTATCCTGGCCGCTGACACCGTTAAAAAGTGCTTGTTCAGCAACATTTGCTTGGCGTAGCCAAATCCAGCTAACAACACAACTTGAAAAGATGTTCAAAAAGCAGCTCGCGTTGGTAAGAAGCACCGGCTGTTTATCAGAGCGTAGATCTGCGGCTGCTTGTTGAATTAAACCGCCAAGCTGATCGAGGTATGGTTTTAGTTTCCCAGCCAGCACTTGTGCTCTTGGCGTTTCTGCGCGCTTCATATCGGTAGTGACACGAGACAGTAACACTTGGAGACCTTTACCCTCGTGCTGCCATAGTTTTCTGCCAAGTAAATCTAACGCCTGAATACCGTTCGTCCCCTCATGAATAGGGTTTAAACGGTTATCACGCCAACATTGCTCCACTGGGTATTCTCGTGTGTAGCCAGCACCGCCCAAAATCTGAATGGCCAAATCGTTTGCTTTAGGGCCAAATTCCGAGGGCCATGCCTTGAACACTGGTGTGAGTAAATCTAAGAGTTGAGAAAGTTCAGCGCGCTTTTCACTGTCCGCTTCTGTTTCCATTTCATCAATCAACATACTGCCGTATAAACATAGCGACATTCCACCTTCACAATAGGCTTTTTGTGCAAGCAACATTCGGCGAACGTCACCATGATTGATGATCGGCGTTGGCTCGTCCTCTGGTGCAAGGCGGGGTGCAGCCCTTCCTTGAGTGCGATCTTTTGCGTAGTCTAGTGAATAACGATACCCGCGATACCCTATCATGGCAGCGCCATATCCAACGCCAATGCGCGCTTCGTTCATCATCATGAACATATAACGCAGCCCTTGGTGTGGTTCACCTATCAGATAGCCATGACAATCACCATTCTCACCAAACGTGAGCGCCGTTGACGTTGTACCTCGGTAGCCCATTTTATGGATAAGACCAGCAAGGGTAACATCGTTGCGCACGTCTGGATTGCCGTCAGCGTCAAGGCGATATTTAGGTACGGCAAACAAGGAAATGCCCTTAACGCCAGCAGGACCTCCCGGTATTTTCGCTAACACCAAATGCACAATGTTGTCCGACAACTCATGCTCGCCGCCCGAAATATAAATCTTGCTACCTTTGACTCGGTACGTACCGTCTTCTTGAGGTCTTGCTGTGGTACGAATATCGGCAAGTGACGAACCTGCGTGCGGTTCGGTTAGCGCCATAGTGCCGGTAAAGTCACCTGTTAGCATTTTGCCTAAAAACGCATTTTTAATGTTTTCTGACGCAAAATGCTTAATCACATTGGCAGCCGCTGCCGTTAAAAATGGATAAGCCGTAGAGGAAGGGTTTGCTGCTAAAAAATAGCCTGCGCAGGCATTCATGACAGTAACAGGAAGCTGCATGCCGCCATCTTCAAAATCAAAATGCCCCGCAATAAAACCCGATTCTCTATATGTATCGAACGCAATTTTTACGTCATCGATCATAGACACTTTATTGCCATCGAAAGTGGGTTCGTTTTTGTCAGCAGTCGCGTTATGGGGGAGAAACAGCTCTTCTGCCATTTTTTCCGCCATATCGATCACTGCATTGAAAGTCTCAACGTTGTGCTCTTCAAAGCGAGGTTTTTCACATAGTGCTGCGGTATTTAACACTTCGTACAGTTGAAATTGCATTTCACGGCGGGGGATCAATTGGTCAGCCATCGTGTTACTTCCTCTAAATATAGGTGTTAACACATTGTGTCATATTCGTTACTGTGCCATTATTGTCATTAATGACACATTTATGGCCATTCCTGCCATCTATTAATTTTAGTAATAAATAAAAATAAATAACATTATTTCAATGAATGAGAGACCTTTCACCGTAACTGTATTTGGGTTCGAGCAAGCGCTTGCGTCGGCTATAACCGGAGCACTCGATGTCTTTGCATTTGCCGGAGTAAGTTGGCAGCGCATTCACAGCCTACCTACTGTGCCGAAATTTAAAGTACAGCTAGCGAGTGCCCATGGTCAGCCGTTCCTTTGTTCAAATCAAGTAACACTCACACCACATATCGCCATTGAAGACGTATCTCATACCGACATTTTGTTGATCCCAACCATTGGTGGCAACATTGACGATGTATTAGCTGACGCTCAGCCACAGCTTGTTCACATAAAACGTTTACACAAAATGGGAGCGGATATAGCCGCAAACTGTACGGGCACATTTTTACTAGCAGAAACAGGTATTTTAAACGGTAAAGTCGCAACAACTCATTGGGGCTATGCTGAGAAGTTCACCGAGCAATTTCCCCATGTGTTGTTGCATCCAGAGAAAATGGTGACTGAGCAAGATGCCCTATATTGCGCCGGCGGTGGAATGGCATGGATTGACCTTTCAATTTTACTTATTGAGCGATATTGTGGTCATCAAATCGCAAGCGATACCGCAAAATCTCACGTGCTTGATTCATCCCGTACGAATCAGACGGCTTATGCCAGTAGCCGCCAAAGACGCTTTCATACCGACAAAGATATAATTTCCGTGCAAAGCTTTCTTGAAGAAAACTTTGAAAAGAAGATTTTATTGGCTGATTTAGCGCACCGTCACAACATGACTGAGCGCACCTTAATGCGAAAATTTAAAAGCGCATGTGACACAACGCCTTTACAGTATCTACAATCGTTGCGAATTGAACACGCAAGAAAACTGCTCGAAACTACGGCCCTGCCGTTAGAAAATTTAATCAACAAAGTGGGCTATGAGGACACAAGCTCATTTACGCGATTATTTAAAAAAACCACTGGCCTTTCTCCATCCCAATACCGCATAAAATTCAAACGTCATTAAGTCGCTACTCAATAGCCCATCTCATATAGTTAAAATTTGTACACTTGGTCAAATACTTGCATTCGTTCTATTCTTTTATTTTCAGCAGGTTAAGTGAATACAAATAAAAACTGTAACAAATTTGAAGTTTTTAAATTTAACTTTGTGTAAAATGTCGCGCCAAGCATAGATCGTCAAATTTTATGCCTAAAACACTACAAAAGTATAAATTTACAATCATCTTGGTGAAAACATGAGAACTTATAAAATTGCTTCACTAGCGCTTGCAGTTAGTGCAGCGTTCAGCTCATCCGTTCTTGCACAAGAGGCCGCTACGACAGAAAAAAAAGAAGCCTCTCTCGAACAAATTACTGTAACCGCACAAAAACGAACGCAATCTATTCAAGAAGTCCCTATTTCTGTTGCTACGCTCAGCGGTGAAAAATTTGAAAGCCTTTTTTCTGGTGGCGAAGACATTCTCGCTTTGGCTGTTCGCGTACCAGGTCTTTACGCAGAATCATCAAATGGACGTGTAGCGCCGCGCTTCTATATCAGAGGCTTGGGCAACACTGATTTCGATCTAGCGGCATCACAGCCTGTTTCTATTATCATGGACGAAGTGGTAATGGAAAACGTGGTACTAAAAAGCTTCCCTCTTTTCGACGTACAGCAAGTTGAAGTTTTACGTGGCCCTCAGGGCACGTTATTTGGCCGAAATACCACTGCGGGTATTATTAAATTCGATACAGTTAAACCAACTCAGGATGTTGAAGGCTATGCGAAAGCAGGCTTCGGCTCTTACGGCACCATGAATTTTGAAGGTGCTATTAGTGGTGGACTGACTGATGAACTGTCTGCTCGTCTATCGGTACTATCTCAAGAGCGCGACGACTACATTGATAATGCTTTCACAGGACAAAATGACGCTATCGGTGGCTATGACGAAAAAGCATACCGCTTGCAGCTACTTTGGGAGCCTTCAGCTGATTTCTCTGCATTACTTAATGTTCATGGTCGTGACCTAGAGGGCACCGCATCAATCTTTAGAGCGAATATCTTCGACAAAGGTAGCAACAAACTGAACGCGAATTATGATCGCACAACAGTGTTTTACGATGGTGACCTTGGCAACAACGGTATCGATAACAATCCTCAAGAATATGACGGATTTGGAACGTCTTTAAAACTTGAGTATGACATGGATGACGTAACCTTCACCTCCATTTCAGCACTTGAAACAGCCGAAGGTTCTAGCTTAGGTGATATCGATGGCGGTTTTTTAGTAGACGTTGATTTTGATGGTGTTGCAGAAGAGACAGGGCCAGGCTTTATTCCTTTTGGCGCAGTGACACAAGACCGCCTTAACGACCTTGAGCAATATACACAAGAGTTCCGATTTGCTAGTAACACTACCGATGCGCTTAACTGGCAGGTAGGTGCTTTCTATTACGATGCATCGTTCAACGTTACTAGTATTGACGGGCTGTTCGGCGCAAGCACCGTGTTTCATGAAAACCAAACGTGGGCCCTATTTGGTCAAAGCTCATATCAGGTAAATGAAAAGCTAAATGTTACCGGTGGTATTCGCTACACACACGACTCAAAAAGCCTTGTTGTGGGTGATCAAAATGTTAACGGTCCATGCTTAACACTAGACTTCAACAATGACGGAATAAAAGAGTGTCAAATTCAAGACTATGACGATATCAGCGTAGATGATGGTCAATACAGTTTTGAGTTAAGCGCAAACTATCGCGTTACAGACGACATGTCAGTATTCGCGCGTTATGCAAATGGTTTCCGCGCACAAACTATTCAAGGCCGTGATGTCGCCTTTGAAGGTGCGCCATCAGTTGCCGATGCAGAAACAATCAATTCATTCGAACTTGGTATTAAGTCAGATCTCCTTGACGATACTCTACGCCTAAATGCAGCGGCGTTCTTCTACACTGTAGACGATATGCAATTCTCAGCTATTGGCGGCGGTAACAACTTTACATCGTTAGTAAATGCAGACAAAGGCGAAGCGTACGGATTTGAGGTGGATGCACAGTGGCTAGCTACAGATGAGCTTACGTTTACTGCAGGCTATAGCTATAACCATACTGAAATTAAAGATGATACGTTAACAGTTTCGCCATGTGGTACTAACCCTACCTTCAATTCTACAGGCAACTGTACAGTGACCGACCCTCGCCCAGACGGATTCGTCGCATCTATTGACGGTAACCCCTTCCCGCAGGCGCCAGAGTCAATCTTCAACTTCACGGCTCGTTACACCATTCCTATGGGTGATGACGGTGAGTTCTTCGTGTTTACCGATTGGGCATTCCAAGGCGAGACAAACATCTTCTTATACGAAGCTGTAGAGTTTACTACCGACGATAACTTTGAAGGTGGCTTACGCATCGGCTACGAAAACTTCGCCCACAACTACACTGTAGCGTTATTTGGCCGTAATATTACAGACGAAGATAACGTAAAAGGTGCTATCGATTTCAATAACCTTACAGGTATTGTAAACGAGCCTCGTATTTGGGGTGTTGAATTTAAGTACACGTATTACTAATCGAGAAACCGACAATATCATTTAAGATACTGTTGATATAAACCGGTTAAATAAGTAGAAGCGGTAACGTTTAAAAGCGATACCGCTTTTTTGTAACTAAAGCGCCCCTTGATAGAGGCTGCTTTTTAGGCTGCTAAATTAAAGTTGGTAACACTGTGCTTTTGTACTAACACTTGCAGTTTCCGGCATACATTAACCCACCTTACTACGCGCTGATAATATACCTGCTCCACAAGCTGCCCTTTTGCATCAAACAAAAAACTCGCCAGCCTGTTTTTAGTACCCGGCATATAAAAGTGATGAACCGTAAAAAAATGAGACATCGGCGCATTCATTATTTTTTGATACATACAAAAAGGTAGCGAATTTGCTCGCTCATCACCACCTGGTAAACGCGCACGACGTTGAAAATCGTCAAAGCCTGATTCAGTCAAAATGCCATGCTTTGATAAAAGTTCGTCTACTGCTTTTACACCTGTTTGCATATTTACACTCCTAGCTGGACATGCCGAAGATAAGATTTATTTTAAACCATACTGATATTTATACAGTATATTGTCATTTGTTTAAAATGCAAACAAAAAAGCCGCTAAAAATAGCGGCTTTGCAAAATTAGTGCTTAAGTACAGGATTAATCGAGTGCTGCCTCAAGGAAAGCCCATTGGTCGGCATATCCTTCTATGCGCATCCAAGTTGGGGTGCCTGCACCGTGCCCTGCTCTCGTTTCCACGCGTAGAAGAATCGGATTATCACAGCCTTGGTCGGCTTGTAACTGTGCAGCAAACTTATAACTGTGCCATGGCACAACTCGGTCGTCATGATCACCTGTAGTTACCAATGTTGCAGGGTAACATTTACCCGCTTGAGTATTGTGTAAAGGTGAGTAAGCATACAATGCCTCAAACTCATCCTTATTCTCACTCAGTCCATAATCTGACGACCACGCACGCGCATTTGCACTGGGCGTGTGATAACGCAACATGTCAAGCACGCCTACCGCTGGCAATGCCGCACCAAATAAGTCTGGGCGCTGTGTTAATGAAGCAGCGACAAGCAAACCGCCATTTGAGCCACCTTGGATCCCAAGTTTTTGTGACGACGTGTAGCCTTTGTCAATTAAAAATTCCGCTCCGCTAATAAAATCATCGAAAACGTTTTGCTTACGGAGTTTTGTTCCTGCTGCATGCCATTGCTGACCGTATTCACCACCACCGCGTAAATTGGCAATCGCCAGAACATTTCCCTGCTCAAGCCAAACCATCCGTGAAACCGAATAACTCGGAGTAAGTGAAATATTAAAGCCGCCATAGCCATACAACAATGCTTTATTGCTACCGTCTAGCGTTAACCCTTTTTTATGCACAATGAACATCGGGATTTTTGTACCATCTTTACTCTGGTAAAAAACCTGTTTGGTGATGTAATCCGCATAATCTACACCGGTATCAATAGTCTTGAACAGGGTGGACTGACCGCTCTCAACATCGTAAGCATACACTTGTCCTGGGTTAGTGAACCCTGTCAATTTGTAGAAGGTCGTATCGCTGTCGGCGCTGCCGTAAAAACCACTTACGTTACCGATGTCGGAAAATGCGATGTCGTCGACTTTGGTACCATCTAAGTCAAAAACACTCACTTGCGCTTTTACATCTTTTAAATATTGCGCAAACAGTTTTTCGCCCATTAGCGACACATTTCTTAAGGTTTCTTGCTTACTTTCAATTACGGTGGTGGTTTTTTTAACCTCAGCATCAAAACGAACCTTTATCACCTTTCCGGTGGGCGCATTTGCTGTGGATGTAAAAAACAAATCGTTTTCTTGCTCTCCTACCAGATCGTAACGACCGTCCCAACGGTCAAATATAGGAACGATTTCTGCGTTCGCCTCAGTCAACGATTTCGCATACACGCCATTGGCTTGGTAACCTTCAAATACCGATATAAGTAACGTCTTGCCGTCCTGGATCACCGACGGATAAGGATTCCACGTTGGTTTGTCGTCAAACGAAAATACGTGAGTATCCTCGCTTTGCAGCGTGCCTAGTTTATGAAAATAGATGGAAACACTTTGGCTGTCATCGTAGCCCGCCTCACCATTCTCAGGATACCGAGAATAGAAAAAGCCTGTTTCATCGGGAAGCCATGCAATATTTGAAAACTTCACTCCCTTGATAATATCAGGCAAATCGCTTTTGGTAGCGGTATTTCTAACATGTATTGTCTTCCAGTCAGTGCCGCCATCTGAGAGCATATAAGCAAGGTAAGATGCCTCAGGGCTGACTTCACTCGACGCTAACGAAACCGTTCCATCGTCGCTCAACGTATTTGGATCTATTAGTACTTCTGGTTCAGCGTTAATACTGTCGGCGATGTAAAGAACATATTGATTTTGCAAGCCATCGTTATAGCTGTAGAACAATTTATCGTTAACCATATACGGCGTTGAGTACTTTTCATAATCCCAAAGCTCAGTTAATCGGGTTTTATATTGCTCTCGCGTATCAAGCGTACTGAGATAAGGGCGTGCTAATGCGTTTTGCTCACCAACCCATGATTTCACTTGCTCAGATTTTTCGTCTTCTAACCAACGGTATGGATCAGCGACTTTAGTACCATGATAATCGTCAACGTGGTCCACTTTTTTAGTCGTTGGATACCCCGTTAATATTGGCAATGCTGCACTATCTTGTTGCATGCTAGTTTGTGAAGCACTAGGTACAGACTCATTATTTGCACATGCCAATATTAGCCCCGTTGCAGCAGCACACACTGCCCCCTTCAACAATGTCTTTTTCATAACTATTCCTTTAAAGGTAAAACGTATTTGCTAACCAGCATTTTCAGCTTCAGTATTGCCAGCCGCTTGGCTGTTTTTTCTGCCCTTGAGCACATTTTTTAAATCATTAAGGATCAAATACAATGCTGGAACTAATAACAGAGTAATCACTGTCGCAAATAAAATGCCGAAAGCGAGTGATATCGCCATAGGAATTACAATTTGCGCTTGTAGACTTCGTTCAAAGACAATTGGCATAAGGCCCATAAAGGTAGTCAATGAAGTAAGGATAATTGCCCTAAATCGTTGCGTGCCGGCACTAATCGCCGCTTCCATGAGTGATAAGCCTTCTTTTCTTGCACGGTTGACAAAGTCCACCATAATCAGACTGTCATTCACCACAACACCAGAGAGCGCTATAATGCCACAAATAGATAACACACTTACGGCCATTCCAAGGACCCAGTGACCTACAATGGCGCCTACGATACCAAAAGGAATGACTGACATAATTATCAAAGGTTGACTATATGAACGCAGCGGTATCGCTAACAAGGCATAGATTGCAAACAGCGCAAAGAAAAAGCCTTGAAGCAAGCTAAAAGTAGCATCATCTTGCTCTTTCGCATTTCCCTGCAGTTGGAACTCAACATTAGGATATCGCTCAAGCAATGTAGGCATCACATTATCGATTATCTCGCCGGTTATCTCAGAGGGATCCATGACGGCTTTATCAACAACACCTGTTACCGTAACTGAACGCTTACCGTCTACGCGAATAATTGAGTCAAAACCCTTTCCGATGACGAAGGTTGCCACTTCCTCGAACGGCACGTCCTGTCCGTTAGGTGCTCGAACCCTCATGTTCTCTAGGTGTTCTATTGAACTGCGCTCGGTTTTCGGATATCTCACCATCACGCGAATTTCTTCATCGTCACGCTGTATACGCTGCACCTCTGCGCCGTAAAACCCAAAACGTACCTGCTGTCCAAGCTGCTGCAGCGTGATGCCCAACGCATCGGCTTGCGGTTTTAGGGCCAGCTGTATTTCTTCACTACCACCAGAAAAGGTATCATTAATATCTGTTACACCCTCGTAAGTATCCAGGGCGTCTTTCAATTCTTCGCTTACCGCGCGAAGTGCAACAATATCACCCGAGCTAAACACAAAGCTCAAATCCGAACCACCACCTGGGCCGCCTGGAGAGTTTATGTTGAAAGACTTTACACCAGGTATTTCGGGCAGTTCTTCTCGCCACATTTCTTGTACTTCAAAATCAGTCAATGCACGCGTTTCGCCTTTCGTGAGTTCAGCGAAAATCTCACCGCCTAAGTTGCCGTTATCAAATGCGATAGCGTGCTTTATAACGCCCTCGCCTGTATCAGCCGCCACCCTCTCATCCATTCTGCGCATTGCTTCGCGCAATGTGGTTAATACTTTATCTCGTTGCTCGAGAGAAGATCCTGGTTCTAGCTCAAAGCTCGCCACCATAAAGTCGCTCGGAATGCTCGGGAAAAACACAAACCTCACAATGCCACCACCAAACAACCCTATGGTTAATATAAGCATAGCGAGGAATACCGCTACGGTGGTATAGCGGTTACGAATGGCTTTTGCTAAAAATGGCGCATACT
It contains:
- a CDS encoding prolyl oligopeptidase family protein, translated to MKKTLLKGAVCAAATGLILACANNESVPSASQTSMQQDSAALPILTGYPTTKKVDHVDDYHGTKVADPYRWLEDEKSEQVKSWVGEQNALARPYLSTLDTREQYKTRLTELWDYEKYSTPYMVNDKLFYSYNDGLQNQYVLYIADSINAEPEVLIDPNTLSDDGTVSLASSEVSPEASYLAYMLSDGGTDWKTIHVRNTATKSDLPDIIKGVKFSNIAWLPDETGFFYSRYPENGEAGYDDSQSVSIYFHKLGTLQSEDTHVFSFDDKPTWNPYPSVIQDGKTLLISVFEGYQANGVYAKSLTEANAEIVPIFDRWDGRYDLVGEQENDLFFTSTANAPTGKVIKVRFDAEVKKTTTVIESKQETLRNVSLMGEKLFAQYLKDVKAQVSVFDLDGTKVDDIAFSDIGNVSGFYGSADSDTTFYKLTGFTNPGQVYAYDVESGQSTLFKTIDTGVDYADYITKQVFYQSKDGTKIPMFIVHKKGLTLDGSNKALLYGYGGFNISLTPSYSVSRMVWLEQGNVLAIANLRGGGEYGQQWHAAGTKLRKQNVFDDFISGAEFLIDKGYTSSQKLGIQGGSNGGLLVAASLTQRPDLFGAALPAVGVLDMLRYHTPSANARAWSSDYGLSENKDEFEALYAYSPLHNTQAGKCYPATLVTTGDHDDRVVPWHSYKFAAQLQADQGCDNPILLRVETRAGHGAGTPTWMRIEGYADQWAFLEAALD
- a CDS encoding efflux RND transporter permease subunit, which produces MSRTDTQRGLIAWFARNNVAANLLMWLLIVGGIFGAFSIQKQVFPNFEFDVINVRVPYLGAAPQEVEEGVLLKVEEAIKDLDGIKQINSTAVEGMGTVSIQVEEDYDVQSLLDEVKVQVDAIPTFPGDTEKPVVYRQKMQQDVIWLSVYGDATERELKEFAKALRDDIANLSGISSVQVVGARDYEISVELSEVDLQKYNLTFADVVSRLSQTSIDLPGGSIRTENGDILLRTKGQAYTGWDYSQIVLLTNANGTRVTLGDVAYINDGFIENNQYALFDGKPAVSLRVQAVGDQNALEISEQVNNYVENNRSEFPAHISVDTWGDSSFYLADRLNMMLENMFFGALLVFFVLSLFLKIKLAFWVIVGLPVCFLGTLLVMPLDMVGVSINMLSLFAFILVLGIVVDDAIIMGESAYSEIDKKGHSADNVIAGVKKVAMPATFGVLTTIAAFSPMLMVSGPFGVVWKTIGVVVIVCLVFSLIESKLILPAHLVHMKLKPYDPEKANGFQKFRDFFSEGIKRFINTKYAPFLAKAIRNRYTTVAVFLAMLILTIGLFGGGIVRFVFFPSIPSDFMVASFELEPGSSLEQRDKVLTTLREAMRRMDERVAADTGEGVIKHAIAFDNGNLGGEIFAELTKGETRALTDFEVQEMWREELPEIPGVKSFNINSPGGPGGGSDLSFVFSSGDIVALRAVSEELKDALDTYEGVTDINDTFSGGSEEIQLALKPQADALGITLQQLGQQVRFGFYGAEVQRIQRDDEEIRVMVRYPKTERSSIEHLENMRVRAPNGQDVPFEEVATFVIGKGFDSIIRVDGKRSVTVTGVVDKAVMDPSEITGEIIDNVMPTLLERYPNVEFQLQGNAKEQDDATFSLLQGFFFALFAIYALLAIPLRSYSQPLIIMSVIPFGIVGAIVGHWVLGMAVSVLSICGIIALSGVVVNDSLIMVDFVNRARKEGLSLMEAAISAGTQRFRAIILTSLTTFMGLMPIVFERSLQAQIVIPMAISLAFGILFATVITLLLVPALYLILNDLKNVLKGRKNSQAAGNTEAENAG